The Nycticebus coucang isolate mNycCou1 chromosome 8, mNycCou1.pri, whole genome shotgun sequence genome has a window encoding:
- the TDGF1 gene encoding teratocarcinoma-derived growth factor 1: MVRFSSSVILIMAFSKAFELGLVVGLGHELTHPPQKDLSFRNDSIQSQEAPAVRPPSLQFVPSMEIQHSKEQNRTCCLNGGTCMLGSFCACPHFFYGRNCEYDVRKESCDSVPHDTWLPRKCSMCKCWRGQFRCFPQTFLPGCGGHVVDEHPEASRTPEIPLSARIIFMLASICFSIQSYY; this comes from the exons ATGGTGCGCTTCTCTTCCAG TGTGATTTTGATCATGGCCTTTTCCAAAGCTTTTGAACTGGGATTAGTTGTGG GGTTGGGCCATGAACTTACACATCCACCTCAGAAAGACCTGTCCTTCAGAAACGACAGCATTCAGTCCCAGGAGGCACCTGCAGTTCGTCCTCCATCTCTCCAGTTCGTGCCATCCATGGAAATACAGCACA GTAAGGAGCAAAACAGAACCTGCTGTCTGAATGGGGGAACCTGCATGCTGGGGTCCTTTTGTGCCTGTCCCCACTTTTTCTATGGACGGAACTGCGAGTATGATGTGCGCAAAGA GAGCTGCGATTCTGTGCCCCATGACACCTGGCTGCCCAGGAAGTGCTCCATGTGTAAATGTTGGCGTGGCCAATTCCGCTGCTTTCCTCAGACATTTCTACCTGGGTGTG GCGGCCACGTGGTGGATGAGCACCCAGAGGCTTCCCGAACTCCAGAAATACCACTGTCTGCACGGATCATTTTTATGTTAGCTAGCATCTGCTTTTCTATACAAAGTTACTATTAG